One stretch of Heptranchias perlo isolate sHepPer1 chromosome 29, sHepPer1.hap1, whole genome shotgun sequence DNA includes these proteins:
- the LOC137299594 gene encoding mucin-2-like — protein sequence MRSVTFTATTEASTASTQTSTAATTSTSAPASTSTTVPTTAESTSQTMTIESTAILTTPLTSTSATTEASTASTQTSTAAPTSVSAPASTSTTVPTTAESTSQTLTIESTAISTTPLTSTSATTEASTASTQTSTAVATSTSAPAATITTVPTTTESTTQASTSESTTISSTQLTSTTSATTEASTASTQTSTAAMTSTSAPASTSTTVPTTTESTSQTVTIESTAILTTPLISTSATTEASTASTETSTAAMTSVSAPASTSTTVPTTAESTSQTLTIESTAISTTPLTSTSATTEASTASTQTSTAAPTSISAPASTSTTVPTTAESTSQTLTIESTAISTTPLTSTSATTEVSTTSTQTSAAAPTSTSAPASTSTTVPTTAESSSQTVTIESTAISITPLTSTSATTEASTASTQTSSAAPTSISAPASTSTTVPTTAESTSQTLTIESTAISTTPLTSTSATTEASTAITQTSIAATTSTSAPASTSTLAPTTAENTSETSAIESTAILTTPLTSTSATIVLRRITCNCQLTLCCCCNMATTEASTTSTQTSAAVATSVSAPASTSATVATTAESTSQTLTIESTAISTTPLTSTSATTEASTASTETSTAAMTSPSAPTSTSTTVPTTAESTSQTVTIESTAILTTPLTSTSATTEASTASTQTSTAAPTSVSAPASTSTTVPTTAESTSQTLTIESTAISTTPLTSTSATTEASTASTQTSTAVATSTSAPAATITTVPTTTESTTQASTSESTTISSTQLTSTTSATTEASTASTQTSTAAMTSTSAPASTSTTVPTTTESTSQTVTIESTAILTTPLTSTSATTEASTASTETSTAAMTSTSAPASTSTTVPTTAESTSQTLTIESTAISTTPLTSTSATTEASTASTQTSTAAPTSISAPASTSTTVPTTAESTSQTLTIESTAISTTPLTSTSATTEVSTTSTQTSAAAPTSTSAPASTSTTVPTTAESSSQTVTIESTAISITPLTSTSGEYTSTLLPAV from the exons ATGAGATcagttactttcacagcaacaacagaagcatCCACTGCAAGTACACAGACCTCCACCGCAGCAACGACCTCGACATCAGCTCCCGCCTCAACAAGTACAACAGTACCGACAACTGCAGAGAGCACCTCACAAACAATGACAATTGAATCAACAGCAATCTTAACCACACCACTCACTTCAACAAGTG caacaacagaagcatCCACTGCAAGTACACAGACCTCCACCGCAGCACCGACCTCTGTATCAGCTCCAGCCTCAACAAGTACAACAGTACCTACAACTGCAGAGAGCACCTCACAAACATTGACAATTGAATCAACAGCAATATCAACCACACCACTCACTTCAACAAGTG caacaacagaagcatCCACTGCAAGTACACAGACCTCCACTGCAGTAGCGACCTCGACATCAGCTCCCGCCGCAACAATTACAACAGTACCAACAACCACAGAAAGCACGACTCAAGCTTCGACAAGTGAATCAACGACAATCTCATCAACACAACTCACTTCAACAACAAGTG caacaacagaagcatCCACTGCAAGTACACAGACCTCCACCGCAGCAATGACCTCGACATCAGCTCCCGCCTCAACAAGTACAACAGTCCCGACAACTACAGAGAGCACCTCTCAAACAGTGACAATTGAATCAACAGCAATCTTAACCACACCACTCATTTCAACAAGTG caacaacagaagcatCCACTGCAAGTACAGAGACCTCCACCGCAGCAATGACCTCTGTATCAGCTCCCGCCTCAACAAGTACAACAGTCCCGACAACTGCAGAGAGCACCTCTCAAACATTGACAATTGAATCAACAGCAATCTCAACCACCCCACTCACTTCAACAAGTG caacaacagaagcatCCACTGCAAGTACACAGACCTCCACCGCAGCACCGACCTCGATATCAGCTCCAGCCTCAACAAGTACAACAGTACCGACAACTGCAGAGAGCACCTCACAAACATTGACAATTGAATCAACAGCAATCTCAACCACACCACTCACTTCTACAAGCG caacaacagaagtATCAACTACAAGTACACAGACCTCCGCTGCAGCACCGACCTCAACATCAGCTCCCGCCTCAACAAGTACAACAGTACCGACAACTGCAGAGAGCTCCTCTCAAACAGTGACAATTGAATCAACAGCAATATCAATCACACCACTCACTTCAACAAGTG caacaacagaagcatCCACTGCAAGTACACAGACCTCCTCCGCAGCACCGACCTCTATATCAGCTCCCGCCTCAACAAGTACAACAGTACCTACAACTGCAGAGAGCACCTCACAAACATTGACAATTGAATCAACAGCAATCTCAACCACACCACTCACTTCAACAAGTG caacaacagaagcatCCACTGCAATTACACAGACCTCCATTGCAGCAACAACCTCGACATCAGCTCCCGCCTCAACAAGTACATTAGCACCAACAACTGCAGAGAACACCTCTGAAACATCGGCAATTGAATCAACAGCAATCTTAACCACACCACTCACTTCAACAAGTG CTACAATTGTGCTACGAAGAATCACGTGCAATTGTCAGTTGACACTCTGCTGCTGTTGCAACATGG caacaacagaagcatCAACTACAAGTACACAGACCTCCGCTGCAGTAGCGACCTCTGTATCAGCTCCCGCCTCAACAAGTGCAACAGTAGCAACAACTGCAGAGAGCACTTCTCAAACATTGACAATTGAATCAACAGCAATCTCAACCACACCACTCACTTCAACAAGTG caacaacagaagcatCCACTGCAAGTACAGAGACCTCCACCGCAGCAATGACCTCTCCATCAGCTCCCACCTCAACAAGTACAACAGTACCGACAACTGCAGAGAGCACCTCTCAAACAGTGACAATTGAATCAACAGCAATCTTAACCACACCACTCACTTCTACAAGCG caacaacagaagcatCCACTGCAAGTACACAGACCTCCACCGCAGCACCGACCTCTGTATCAGCTCCAGCCTCAACAAGTACAACAGTACCTACAACTGCAGAGAGCACCTCACAAACATTGACAATTGAATCAACAGCAATATCAACCACACCACTCACTTCAACAAGTG caacaacagaagcatCCACTGCAAGTACACAGACCTCCACTGCAGTAGCGACCTCGACATCAGCTCCCGCCGCAACAATTACAACAGTACCAACAACCACAGAAAGCACGACTCAAGCTTCGACAAGTGAATCAACGACAATCTCATCAACACAACTCACTTCAACAACTAGTG caacaacagaagcatCCACTGCAAGTACACAGACCTCCACCGCAGCAATGACCTCGACATCAGCTCCCGCCTCAACAAGTACAACAGTCCCGACAACTACAGAGAGCACCTCTCAAACAGTGACAATTGAATCAACAGCAATCTTAACCACACCACTCACTTCAACAAGTG caacaacagaagcatCCACTGCAAGTACAGAGACCTCCACCGCAGCAATGACCTCTACATCAGCTCCCGCCTCAACAAGTACAACAGTCCCGACAACTGCAGAGAGCACCTCTCAAACATTGACAATTGAATCAACAGCAATCTCAACCACCCCACTCACTTCAACAAGTG caacaacagaagcatCCACTGCAAGTACACAGACCTCCACCGCAGCACCGACCTCGATATCAGCTCCAGCCTCAACAAGTACAACAGTACCGACAACTGCAGAGAGCACCTCACAAACATTGACAATTGAATCAACAGCAATCTCAACCACACCACTCACTTCTACAAGCG caacaacagaagtATCAACTACAAGTACACAGACCTCCGCTGCAGCACCGACCTCAACATCAGCTCCCGCCTCAACAAGTACAACAGTACCGACAACTGCAGAGAGCTCCTCTCAAACAGTGACAATTGAATCAACAGCAATATCAATCACACCACTCACTTCAACAAGTGGTGAGTATACCAGCACACTTTTACcagcagtttaa
- the LOC137299597 gene encoding mucin-2-like, translating into MRSVTFTATTEASTASTQTSTAAPTSISTPASTSTTVSTTAESTSQTLTIESTAISTTPLTSTSATTEASTASTQTSTAAMTSTSAPTSTSTTVPTTAESTSQTVTIESTAILTTPLTSTSATTEASTASTQTSNAAPTSISAPASTSTTVPTTAESSSQTVTIESTAISTTPLTSTSATTEASTAITQTSTAAATSTSAPTSTSTTAPTTAESSSQTVTIESIAISTTPLTSSSATTEASTASTQTSTAAPTSVSAPASTSTTVPTTAESTSQTLTIESTAISTTPLTSTSATTEASTASAQTSTAVATSTSAPAATITTVPTTTESTTQASTSESTTISSTQLTSTTSATTEASTASTQTSTAAMTSTSAPASTSTTVPTTTESTSQTVTIESTAILTTPLTSTSATTEASTAITQTSTAAATFISAPASTSTTVPTTAESSSQTVTIESIAISTTPLTSTSATTEASTASTQTSTAAPTSVSAPASTSTTVPTTAESTSQTVTIESTAISTTPLTSTSATTEASTASTQTSTAVATSSSAPAATITTVPTTTESTTQASTSESTTISSTQLTSTTSATTEASTASTETSTAAMTSASAPASTSTTVPTTAESTSQTVTIESTAILTTPLTSTSATTEASTASTQTSTAAPTSISAPASTSTTVPTTAESTSQTLTIESTAISTTPLTSTSATTEVSTTSTQTSAAAPTSTSAPASTSTTVPTTAESSSQTVTIESTAISITPLTSTSATTEASTASTHTSTAVATSTSAPASTITTVPTTTESTTQASTSESTTISSTQLTSTTSATTEASTASTETSTAAMTSTSAPASTSTTVPTTAESTSQTVTIESTAILTTPLTSTSGEYTSTLLSAVQF; encoded by the exons atgagatcagttactttcacagcaacaacagaagcatCCACTGCAAGTACACAGACCTCCACCGCAGCACCGACCTCTATATCAACTCCCGCCTCAACAAGTACAACAGTATCGACAACTGCAGAGAGCACCTCACAAACATTGACAATTGAATCAACAGCAATATCAACCACACCACTCACTTCAACAAGTG caacaacagaagcatCCACTGCAAGTACACAGACCTCCACCGCAGCAATGACCTCTACATCAGCTCCCACCTCAACAAGTACAACAGTACCGACAACTGCAGAGAGCACCTCTCAAACAGTGACAATTGAATCAACAGCAATCTTAACCACACCACTCACTTCAACAAGTG caacaacagaagcatCCACTGCAAGTACACAGACCTCCAACGCAGCACCGACCTCTATATCAGCTCCAGCCTCAACAAGTACAACAGTACCGACAACTGCAGAGAGCTCCTCTCAAACAGTGACAATTGAATCAACAGCAATCTCAACCACACCACTCACTTCAACAAGTG caacaacagaagcatCCACTGCAATTACACAGACCTCCACCGCAGCAGCGACCTCAACATCAGCTCCCACCTCAACAAGTACAACAGCACCGACAACTGCAGAGAGCTCCTCTCAAACAGTGACAATTGAATCAATTGCAATCTCAACCACACCACTCACTTCATCAAGTG caacaacagaagcatCCACTGCAAGTACACAGACCTCCACCGCAGCACCGACCTCTGTATCAGCTCCAGCCTCAACAAGTACAACAGTACCTACAACTGCAGAGAGCACCTCACAAACATTGACAATTGAATCAACAGCAATATCAACCACACCACTCACTTCAACAAGTG caacaacagaagcatCCACTGCAAGTGCACAGACCTCCACTGCAGTAGCAACCTCCACATCAGCTCCCGCCGCAACAATTACAACAGTACCAACAACCACAGAAAGCACGACTCAAGCTTCGACAAGTGAATCAACGACAATCTCATCAACACAACTCACTTCAACAACAAGTG caacaacagaagcatCCACTGCAAGTACACAGACCTCCACCGCAGCAATGACCTCGACATCAGCTCCCGCCTCAACAAGTACAACAGTCCCGACAACTACAGAGAGCACCTCTCAAACAGTGACAATTGAATCAACAGCAATCTTAACCACACCACTCACTTCAACAAGTG caacaacagaagcatCCACTGCAATTACACAGACCTCCACCGCAGCAGCGACCTTTATATCAGCTCCAGCCTCAACAAGTACAACAGTACCGACAACTGCAGAGAGCTCCTCTCAAACAGTGACAATTGAATCAATTGCAATCTCAACCACACCACTCACTTCAACAAGTG caacaacagaagcatCCACTGCAAGTACACAGACCTCCACCGCAGCACCGACCTCTGTATCAGCTCCAGCCTCAACAAGTACAACAGTACCTACAACTGCAGAGAGCACCTCACAAACAGTGACAATTGAATCAACAGCAATATCAACCACACCACTCACTTCAACAAGTG caacaacagaagcatCCACTGCAAGTACACAGACCTCCACTGCAGTAGCGACCTCTTCATCAGCTCCCGCCGCAACAATTACAACAGTACCAACAACCACAGAAAGCACGACTCAAGCTTCGACAAGTGAATCAACGACAATCTCATCAACACAACTCACTTCAACAACAAGTG caacaacagaagcatCCACTGCAAGTACAGAGACCTCCACTGCAGCAATGACCTCTGCATCAGCTCCCGCCTCAACAAGTACAACAGTCCCGACAACTGCAGAGAGCACCTCTCAAACAGTGACAATTGAATCAACAGCAATCTTAACCACACCACTCACTTCAACAAGTG caacaacagaagcatCCACTGCAAGTACACAGACCTCCACCGCAGCACCGACCTCGATATCAGCTCCAGCCTCAACAAGTACAACAGTACCGACAACTGCAGAGAGCACCTCACAAACATTGACAATTGAATCAACAGCAATCTCAACCACACCACTCACTTCTACAAGCG caacaacagaagtATCAACTACAAGTACACAGACCTCCGCTGCAGCACCGACCTCAACATCAGCTCCCGCCTCAACAAGTACAACAGTACCGACAACTGCAGAGAGCTCCTCTCAAACAGTGACAATTGAATCAACAGCAATATCAATCACACCACTCACTTCAACAAGTG caacaacagaagcatCCACTGCAAGTACACACACCTCCACTGCAGTAGCGACCTCTACATCAGCTCCCGCCTCAACAATTACAACAGTACCAACAACCACAGAAAGCACGACTCAAGCTTCGACAAGTGAATCAACGACAATCTCATCAACACAACTCACTTCCACAACAAGTG caacaacagaagcatCAACTGCAAGTACAGAGACCTCCACCGCAGCAATGACCTCGACATCAGCTCCCGCCTCAACAAGTACAACAGTACCGACAACTGCAGAGAGCACCTCTCAAACAGTGACAATTGAATCAACAGCAATCTTAACCACACCACTCACTTCAACAAGTGGTGAGTATACCAGCACACTTTTATCAGCGGTGCAATTCTGA
- the LOC137299600 gene encoding mucin-2-like: MRSVTFTATTEASTASTETSTAAMTSTSAPASTSTTVPTTAESTSQTVTIESTAILTTPLTSTSATTEASTASTQTSTAVATSVSALASTSATVATTSESTSQTLTIESTAISTTPLTSTSATTEASTASTQTSTAAMTSTSAPASTSTTVPTTAESTSQTVTIESTAILTTPLTSTSATTEASTASTQTSTAAPTSISAPASTSTTVPTTAESTSQTVTIESTAISTTPLTSTSATTEASTASTQTSTAVATSASAPAATITIVPTTTESTTQASTSESTTISSTQLTSTTSATTEASTASTETSTAATTYTSAPASTSTTVPTTAESTSQTVTIESTAILTTPLTSTSATTEASTASTQTSTAVATSVSALASTSATVATTAESTSQTLTIESTAISTTPLTSTSATTEVSTTSTQTSAAAPTSISAPASTSTTVPTTAEISSQTLTIESTAISTTPLTSTSATTEASTASTQTSTAVATSASAPAATITTVPTTTESTTQASTSESTTISSTQLTSTTSATTEASTASTQTSTAAMTSISAPASTSTTVPTTAESTSQTVTIESTAILTTPLTSTSATTEASTASTQTSTAAPTSISAPASTSTTVPTTAESTSQTVTIESTAISTTPLTSTSATTEASTASTQTSTAVATSASAPAATITTVPTTTESTTQASTSESTTISSTQLTSTTSATTEASTASTQTSTAAMTSTSAPASTSTTVPTTAESTSQTVTIESTAILTTPLTSTSATTEASTASTQTSTAAPTSISAPASTSTTVPTTADSTSQTVTIESTAISTTPLTSTSDQLLSQQQQKHPLQVHRPPPQHRPLYQLPPQQVQQYQQPQKARLKLRQVNQRQSHHHNSLQQQVVCRLVHPYEPFHSDSFLSNASLETYSSNNNKILLCFMFATIMRSVNFTATTEASTASTQTSTAVATSVSALASTSATVATTAESTSQTLTIESTAISTTPLTSTSATTEASTASTQTSTAVATSGSAPAATITTVPTTTESTTQASTSESTTISSTQLTSTTSATTEASTASTETSTAATTSTSAPASTSTREPTTAESTSQTVTIESTAILTTPLTSTSATTEASTASTQTSTAVATSVSALASTSATVATTAESTSQTLTIESTAISTTPLTSTSDQLLSQQQQKHPLQVHRPPPQHRPRYQLQPQQVQQYRQLQRAPHKH, encoded by the exons ATGAGATcagttactttcacagcaacaacagaagcatCCACTGCAAGTACAGAGACCTCCACCGCAGCAATGACCTCTACATCAGCTCCCGCCTCAACAAGTACAACAGTACCGACAACTGCagagagcacctcccaaacagtGACAATTGAATCAACTGCAATCTTAACCACACCACTCACTTCAACAAGTG caacaacagaagcatCCACTGCAAGTACACAGACCTCCACTGCAGTAGCGACCTCTGTATCAGCTCTCGCCTCAACAAGTGCAACAGTAGCAACTACTTCAGAGAGCACTTCTCAAACATTGACAATTGAATCAACAGCAATCTCAACCACACCACTCACTTCAACAAGTG caacaacagaagcatCCACTGCAAGTACACAGACCTCCACCGCAGCAATGACCTCTACATCAGCTCCCGCCTCAACAAGTACAACAGTACCGACAACTGCagagagcacctcccaaacagtGACAATTGAATCAACTGCAATCTTAACCACACCACTCACTTCAACAAGTG caacaacagaagcatCCACTGCAAGTACACAGACCTCCACCGCAGCACCGACCTCTATATCAGCTCCAGCCTCAACAAGTACAACAGTACCGACAACTGCagagagcacctcccaaacagtGACAATTGAATCAACAGCAATCTCAACCACACCACTCACTTCAACAAGTG caacaacagaagcatCCACTGCAAGTACACAGACCTCCACTGCAGTAGCGACCTCTGCTTCAGCTCCCGCCGCAACAATTACAATAGTACCAACAACCACAGAAAGCACGACTCAAGCTTCGACAAGTGAATCAACGACAATCTCATCAACACAACTCACTTCAACAACAAGTG caacaacagaagcatCCACTGCAAGTACAGAGACCTCCACCGCAGCAACGACCTATACATCAGCTCCCGCCTCAACAAGTACAACAGTCCCGACAACTGCAGAGAGCACCTCTCAAACAGTGACAATTGAATCAACAGCAATCTTAACCACACCACTCACTTCAACAAGTG caacaacagaagcatCCACTGCAAGTACACAGACCTCCACTGCAGTAGCGACCTCTGTATCAGCTCTCGCCTCAACAAGTGCAACAGTAGCAACTACTGCAGAGAGCACTTCTCAAACATTGACAATTGAATCAACAGCAATCTCAACCACACCACTCACTTCAACAAGTG caacaacagaagtATCAACTACAAGTACACAGACCTCCGCTGCAGCACCGACCTCTATATCAGCTCCAGCCTCAACAAGTACAACAGTACCGACAACTGCAGAGATCTCCTCTCAAACATTGACAATTGAATCAACAGCAATATCAACCACACCACTCACTTCAACAAGTG caacaacagaagcatCCACTGCAAGTACACAGACCTCCACTGCAGTAGCGACCTCTGCATCAGCTCCCGCCGCAACAATTACAACAGTACCAACAACCACAGAAAGCACGACTCAAGCTTCGACAAGTGAATCAACGACAATCTCATCAACACAACTCACTTCCACAACAAGTG caacaacagaagcatCAACTGCAAGTACACAGACCTCCACCGCAGCAATGACCTCTATATCAGCTCCCGCCTCAACAAGTACAACAGTACCGACAACTGCAGAGAGCACCTCTCAAACAGTGACAATTGAATCAACAGCAATCTTAACCACACCACTCACTTCAACAAGTG caacaacagaagcatCCACTGCAAGTACACAGACCTCCACCGCAGCACCGACCTCTATATCAGCTCCAGCCTCAACAAGTACAACAGTACCGACAACTGCAGAGAGCACCTCACAAACAGTGACAATTGAATCAACAGCAATCTCAACCACACCACTCACTTCAACAAGTG caacaacagaagcatCCACTGCAAGTACACAGACCTCCACTGCAGTAGCGACCTCTGCATCAGCTCCCGCCGCAACAATTACAACAGTACCAACAACCACAGAAAGCACGACTCAAGCTTCGACAAGTGAATCAACGACAATCTCATCAACACAACTCACTTCAACAACAAGTG caacaacagaagcatCCACTGCAAGTACACAGACCTCCACCGCAGCAATGACCTCAACATCAGCTCCCGCCTCAACAAGTACAACAGTACCGACAACTGCAGAGAGCACCTCTCAAACAGTGACAATTGAATCAACAGCAATCTTAACCACACCACTCACTTCAACAAGTG caacaacagaagcatCCACTGCAAGTACACAGACCTCCACCGCAGCACCGACCTCTATATCAGCTCCAGCCTCAACAAGTACAACAGTACCTACAACTGCAGATAGCACCTCACAAACAGTGACAATTGAATCAACAGCAATATCAACCACACCACTCACTTCAACAAGTG atcagttactttcacagcaacaacagaagcatCCACTGCAAGTACACAGACCTCCACCGCAGCACCGACCTCTGTATCAGCTCCCGCCTCAACAAGTACAACAGTACCAACAACCACAGAAAGCACGACTGAAGCTTCGACAAGTGAATCAACGACAATCTCATCATCACAACTCACTTCAACAACAAGTGGTGTGTAGACTAGTGCACCCTTATGAACCGTTTCATTCTGATTCCTTTCTCTCTAATGCAAGTTTAGAAACATACTCGAGcaataataacaaaatattatTGTG ttttatgtttgccacaataatgagatcagttaatttcacagcaacaacagaagcatCCACTGCAAGTACACAGACCTCCACTGCAGTAGCGACCTCTGTATCAGCTCTCGCCTCAACAAGTGCAACAGTAGCAACTACTGCAGAGAGCACTTCTCAAACATTGACAATTGAATCAACAGCAATCTCAACCACACCACTCACTTCAACAAGTG caacaacagaagcatCCACTGCAAGTACACAGACCTCCACTGCAGTAGCGACCTCTGGATCAGCTCCCGCCGCAACAATTACAACAGTACCAACAACCACAGAAAGCACGACTCAAGCTTCGACAAGTGAATCAACGACAATCTCATCAACACAACTCACTTCAACAACAAGTG caacaacagaagcatCCACTGCAAGTACAGAGACCTCCACCGCAGCAACGACCTCTACATCAGCTCCCGCCTCAACAAGTACAAGAGAACCGACAACTGCAGAGAGCACCTCTCAAACAGTGACAATTGAATCAACAGCAATCTTAACCACACCACTCACTTCAACAAGTG caacaacagaagcatCCACTGCAAGTACACAGACCTCCACTGCAGTAGCGACCTCTGTATCAGCTCTCGCCTCAACAAGTGCAACAGTAGCAACTACTGCAGAGAGCACTTCTCAAACATTGACAATTGAATCAACAGCAATCTCAACCACACCACTCACTTCAACAAGTG atcagttactttcacagcaacaacagaagcatCCACTGCAAGTACACAGACCTCCACCGCAGCACCGACCTCGATATCAGCTCCAGCCTCAACAAGTACAACAGTACCGACAACTGCAGAGAGCACCTCACAAACATTGA